Proteins from a genomic interval of Coleofasciculaceae cyanobacterium:
- a CDS encoding TIGR00266 family protein has protein sequence MTTYTDNNKSVEITLKPGESIYAEAGAFCYSDGFIEAKTTTGGLMSAVKKLVTKEKLFQVLWINNGSKPGRIAFASPFESTIEEVEVSPNYSLIAQRGAWLACDPTVRLDVTINLGLSGFLGGEGIIFQKFTGKGRVFITAGGDLKAINLDAGESLNVDTGCIVGFAESVKYEIKSAGGIFTSIFGGEGLILAKLKGPGIVILQTHPENEINKISSGSNRTASNFSNTSNNIDLRDGLQANELGAIARNIFGNRQ, from the coding sequence ATGACTACATACACCGACAATAATAAAAGCGTAGAAATAACTCTCAAACCTGGAGAGTCGATTTATGCAGAAGCTGGCGCATTTTGCTATAGCGACGGCTTTATTGAAGCTAAAACTACTACGGGTGGTCTTATGTCCGCCGTCAAAAAGCTGGTTACCAAAGAAAAGTTGTTTCAAGTTCTGTGGATAAACAATGGTAGTAAACCTGGTCGAATCGCTTTTGCCAGCCCGTTTGAAAGCACGATTGAAGAAGTAGAAGTGTCTCCCAACTATAGCTTAATAGCTCAAAGAGGCGCATGGTTAGCTTGCGATCCAACTGTAAGGCTAGACGTAACCATAAATTTAGGGTTGAGTGGCTTTCTGGGTGGAGAAGGGATTATTTTTCAGAAGTTCACGGGAAAGGGTAGGGTTTTTATTACGGCGGGTGGAGATCTTAAGGCAATTAATCTTGATGCAGGTGAAAGCTTAAATGTCGATACTGGGTGCATTGTTGGTTTTGCCGAGTCGGTAAAATATGAGATTAAATCGGCAGGAGGCATCTTCACTTCGATATTCGGCGGGGAGGGACTTATTTTAGCTAAATTAAAAGGTCCTGGGATTGTAATACTGCAAACTCATCCTGAAAATGAGATTAACAAAATATCTTCAGGTTCTAATCGAACAGCTTCTAATTTCTCTAATACTTCTAATAACATAGACCTTAGAGATGGACTGCAAGCTAACGAATTAGGCGCGATCGCTCGTAATATTTTTGGCAATAGACAATAA
- a CDS encoding ATP-binding protein — protein sequence MVVKQYPMHILIIDDSEEDREVYRRYLNQQTQFDYQITAVQSGSEGLKKLEKCLPDLILLDYLLPDCNGLEFINELQSQRSKIPPIIMLTGQGSETVAVQAMKRGVKDYLVKENLTSDILINAIANIFQQQHLNKLFTKNQQQQHLIAETALRIRQSLNLSEILDTAVHEVRVLLKCDRVVIYRFAPDMSGDIVAESVKLGQKKTLNAKIIDTCFELGGASQYKLGKTLAVDNIYQAGLTNYHIQLLEGFQVKAHVVVPILLARTSAKSDCFLWGLLIAHQCDRFRQWKTDEVDLLDKLAVQLSLAIQQAELIANLQSELEIRNKLERELERLVRVLEASEDYIWLADVAGKVIWNNPRLKQIIGIVKDIDVTKLSVNDYHPAWALSIVQNEGIPSAIAHGTWIGKTALLTRDDREIPVSQLIIAHKSPKGDVEYLSTVMRDLTEQIESEKFLRERADQLKWVNQELIKTTSLLKKRNQELDRFAYVTSHDLKAPLRAIANLATWLGEDLEDTIPEESQSYLKLMQSRVQRMEGLIQGLLEYSRVGRNDHSFITVQVKDLLTEAIDSLRPPAGIEIAIAPNMPTFRTDLVSLRQVFVNLISNAIKYHHQDRGKIEISVQEQDNCYEFAVSDDGPGIEPIHHQRIFRIFQTLQARDIFESTGIGLSIVQKILEERGNSIRVESELGQGATFYFTWDK from the coding sequence ATGGTTGTCAAACAATACCCGATGCATATTCTCATAATTGACGACTCAGAAGAAGATCGAGAAGTTTATCGTCGTTATTTAAACCAGCAAACACAATTTGATTACCAAATAACCGCAGTACAATCTGGATCCGAAGGCTTAAAAAAACTAGAAAAATGTTTACCAGATTTAATCTTGCTGGATTACTTACTGCCTGACTGCAATGGTCTGGAATTTATTAACGAACTACAGTCTCAAAGAAGCAAAATTCCCCCGATCATTATGTTAACAGGTCAAGGAAGTGAAACTGTGGCAGTACAGGCAATGAAAAGGGGAGTCAAAGATTATTTAGTCAAGGAAAACTTGACTTCTGACATTTTAATTAATGCGATCGCTAATATTTTTCAGCAGCAACATTTAAACAAGCTATTTACTAAAAATCAGCAGCAGCAACACTTAATTGCCGAAACTGCTTTAAGAATTCGCCAGTCGCTCAATTTATCAGAAATCCTCGATACTGCGGTTCATGAAGTCAGAGTATTGCTGAAATGCGATCGCGTGGTAATTTATCGTTTTGCGCCAGACATGAGCGGTGACATTGTTGCCGAGTCGGTTAAATTGGGACAGAAAAAGACATTAAACGCCAAGATCATCGATACCTGCTTTGAGCTTGGGGGTGCAAGCCAATATAAACTAGGAAAAACCCTGGCAGTCGATAATATCTATCAAGCAGGGTTGACTAATTACCATATCCAGTTGTTAGAGGGATTTCAAGTAAAGGCTCATGTTGTTGTACCGATTTTACTGGCTCGCACATCAGCAAAATCTGATTGTTTCCTGTGGGGATTATTGATTGCTCATCAGTGCGATCGCTTTCGCCAGTGGAAAACAGATGAAGTTGATTTGTTGGATAAGTTGGCAGTACAGCTATCGCTCGCCATTCAACAAGCGGAATTAATTGCTAATTTGCAGAGCGAATTAGAGATAAGAAACAAGCTAGAGAGAGAGTTGGAACGTCTGGTTAGAGTATTAGAAGCCTCAGAGGACTATATCTGGCTGGCTGATGTGGCAGGAAAGGTAATCTGGAACAATCCCCGCCTCAAACAAATCATCGGGATTGTTAAAGATATTGACGTAACTAAGCTATCGGTAAACGACTACCATCCAGCCTGGGCGTTAAGCATCGTTCAAAATGAAGGAATTCCTAGCGCCATTGCTCATGGAACTTGGATTGGTAAAACCGCCCTGCTAACGAGAGATGATAGGGAAATACCAGTTTCTCAACTGATCATTGCTCATAAATCCCCTAAAGGTGATGTGGAGTATCTATCTACGGTAATGCGAGATCTTACCGAGCAGATCGAGTCAGAAAAATTTCTTAGAGAAAGAGCTGATCAATTAAAGTGGGTTAATCAAGAGCTGATTAAAACTACATCTCTGCTCAAAAAACGTAACCAAGAATTAGATCGTTTTGCCTACGTTACCTCTCACGATCTTAAAGCCCCGTTGAGAGCGATCGCTAATTTGGCTACTTGGTTAGGCGAAGATCTAGAAGACACCATACCAGAGGAAAGCCAAAGCTATCTCAAATTGATGCAGTCGCGAGTTCAGCGCATGGAAGGTTTAATTCAAGGATTATTGGAGTATTCTCGGGTTGGCAGAAACGATCATTCATTTATAACAGTCCAGGTCAAAGATTTGCTGACAGAAGCGATCGATTCCTTGCGTCCTCCTGCGGGAATAGAAATTGCCATCGCCCCTAATATGCCAACTTTTAGAACGGATCTTGTCTCTTTGCGACAGGTGTTTGTCAACCTAATCAGCAACGCCATCAAATATCATCACCAAGATCGAGGCAAAATTGAGATTTCAGTTCAAGAGCAAGATAATTGTTATGAGTTTGCTGTGAGCGATGATGGACCTGGTATTGAACCCATACATCATCAACGAATTTTTAGAATTTTCCAAACTTTACAAGCCAGAGATATTTTTGAAAGTACGGGAATTGGTTTATCTATCGTCCAAAAGATTTTAGAAGAACGAGGTAACTCAATCCGAGTTGAATCTGAACTAGGTCAAGGAGCAACTTTTTACTTTACCTGGGATAAGTAA
- a CDS encoding DASH family cryptochrome, whose product MAQDAIASILHLTFKFQTDNMAKQRILIWYRNDLRVHDLLALDEAVQQEAEIIPFYCFDDRAFDKTSFGFPKTGKYRAQFLLESVTDLRSSLQKLGSNLVVRRGLPEEIIPAIAEQLKVDRVCHSQEVTSEEKRVEKKLRKALAAKNIQVNSYCSTTLYLPEDLPFAIEQTPELYTNFRKQVEQKSQICAAIAAPKQLPSLPEIELGTIPSLADFGLSTPEFDERGVLKFKGGETEAIKRLQDYFWQQDCLGDYKQTRNGMLGANYSSKFSAWLAMGCISPRYINEQIIKYEAQRVKNDSTYWLIFELIWRDFFRFIVAKHGDRVFRIEGLQGVEIPWKEDWQRFDLWRAGKTGYPLIDANMREIAATGFMSNRGRQNVASFLTKNLGIDWRMGAEWFESLLVDYDVCSNWGNWNYTAGVGNDARGFRYFNIAKQTKDYDPQGDYVKHWLPELASLTGDKVREPWKLSQDEQKRYGVRIGVDYPHPVVDFFKSVKANERVYQSAVS is encoded by the coding sequence TTGGCACAAGATGCGATCGCCAGCATACTTCATCTTACTTTTAAATTTCAAACAGACAACATGGCAAAACAGCGTATTTTAATTTGGTATCGCAACGACTTAAGAGTTCACGATCTTTTGGCGCTTGACGAGGCGGTGCAGCAGGAAGCAGAAATTATTCCATTTTATTGTTTTGACGATCGCGCTTTTGACAAGACTTCTTTTGGCTTTCCTAAAACAGGTAAATATCGCGCTCAGTTTTTGCTCGAAAGCGTTACCGATTTACGCTCATCGCTACAGAAATTAGGTAGTAATTTGGTGGTACGACGCGGTTTACCTGAAGAGATTATACCTGCGATCGCCGAACAGCTCAAGGTCGATCGAGTTTGTCACAGCCAAGAAGTTACCTCTGAAGAAAAACGAGTTGAGAAAAAGCTTAGAAAAGCTTTAGCCGCAAAAAATATCCAGGTTAATAGCTATTGCTCAACAACTCTATATCTTCCTGAAGATTTGCCTTTCGCGATCGAGCAAACGCCAGAACTATATACCAATTTCCGTAAGCAGGTAGAGCAAAAATCCCAAATCTGTGCAGCTATTGCTGCACCCAAACAGCTACCATCTTTACCTGAAATTGAACTGGGAACGATTCCTAGCTTAGCTGATTTTGGGTTATCTACTCCCGAATTTGATGAGCGAGGAGTATTAAAATTTAAAGGTGGCGAAACTGAAGCGATTAAGCGACTACAGGACTACTTTTGGCAACAAGACTGTCTCGGGGATTATAAACAAACTCGTAACGGAATGCTGGGGGCGAACTATTCCTCTAAATTTTCGGCTTGGTTGGCTATGGGATGTATTTCACCAAGATATATCAACGAGCAAATAATTAAGTACGAGGCGCAAAGAGTTAAAAATGACTCAACCTACTGGTTGATTTTTGAACTAATCTGGCGTGATTTTTTCCGTTTTATTGTCGCCAAACACGGCGATCGAGTATTTAGAATTGAAGGATTGCAGGGGGTAGAAATTCCGTGGAAAGAAGATTGGCAACGTTTCGATCTTTGGCGGGCTGGAAAAACGGGTTACCCTTTAATTGATGCTAATATGCGAGAAATTGCTGCCACAGGCTTTATGTCTAATCGTGGCAGGCAAAATGTAGCTAGCTTTCTAACGAAAAACTTGGGTATTGACTGGCGCATGGGGGCAGAATGGTTTGAATCGCTACTGGTTGATTACGACGTGTGCAGCAATTGGGGTAACTGGAATTACACCGCTGGGGTAGGTAACGATGCGCGAGGCTTCCGTTATTTTAATATTGCGAAGCAAACTAAAGATTACGATCCTCAAGGCGACTACGTAAAACACTGGCTACCAGAATTAGCCTCCCTGACTGGGGATAAAGTTCGAGAACCCTGGAAACTAAGTCAAGATGAGCAAAAGCGTTATGGGGTAAGAATTGGCGTTGATTATCCTCATCCAGTGGTAGACTTCTTTAAATCTGTTAAGGCTAACGAAAGAGTCTATCAAAGCGCAGTCAGCTAG
- a CDS encoding DUF938 domain-containing protein, producing MDARQYAPATQRNREPILAILSQVLLPGSNILEVASGTGEHAVYFASELESCRWIPSDANLASLESILAWKNANLVKNLDLPLSIDVTQNHWQQQVADRNINAIVNINMIHISPWLACLGLMEGAGQILPPDGLLYLYGPYKRNGEHTAPSNASFDRSLRDRNSLWGVRDLEAVVEAAAAQNLRLQQVIELPANNLSVIFSR from the coding sequence ATGGATGCTAGACAATATGCCCCAGCTACTCAACGCAACCGCGAGCCAATTTTGGCAATATTATCACAGGTGTTGCTTCCAGGAAGCAATATTCTAGAAGTCGCTAGTGGTACGGGAGAACACGCGGTTTACTTTGCCTCAGAATTAGAATCATGCCGTTGGATTCCCTCTGACGCGAATCTTGCGTCTTTAGAAAGCATTCTCGCCTGGAAGAACGCCAATCTGGTAAAAAATTTAGATTTGCCATTGTCGATTGACGTGACTCAAAATCATTGGCAACAACAGGTAGCAGATCGAAACATCAATGCGATTGTCAATATCAACATGATTCATATATCTCCCTGGCTGGCTTGTTTAGGACTAATGGAAGGTGCTGGACAAATTTTACCTCCTGATGGTCTTCTCTATCTTTATGGTCCATATAAACGCAATGGAGAACATACTGCGCCGAGCAACGCTAGTTTTGATCGCTCATTACGCGATCGCAATTCTCTGTGGGGTGTTAGAGATTTAGAGGCAGTTGTCGAAGCAGCAGCAGCGCAAAATCTTAGGCTACAGCAGGTTATCGAGCTGCCCGCCAATAATTTATCCGTTATTTTTAGTCGCTGA
- a CDS encoding response regulator transcription factor, translating into MMIKILLADDECLMLEGIKAILKHEPEIEIVGTAQDGRSAIAQVKKLQPDVVLIDIEMPKMNGITATEYICKYMPDIRVIVLTSHKNHSYIKQALQAGASGYLLKDSLIEDLKQTIHSSSRDDSNIEAKLLTQAANKIQTVKVIQYKKKIAYFKKYRQSVYIPHHNKRTKHSSFKSSNINLSDTGISKASLAPIFYTSTDKNAFTPDWSTQPNFEINSSPKLHLRKYLKRIVWLLIAIASLIISVILF; encoded by the coding sequence ATGATGATCAAAATTTTGCTTGCAGACGATGAATGTTTAATGCTAGAAGGCATCAAGGCAATTTTAAAACACGAACCCGAAATAGAGATTGTTGGTACGGCTCAAGATGGGCGAAGCGCGATCGCTCAGGTTAAAAAATTGCAGCCAGACGTTGTTTTGATTGACATTGAAATGCCTAAAATGAATGGCATTACCGCTACTGAGTACATTTGTAAATATATGCCAGACATCAGAGTAATTGTATTGACGAGTCACAAAAATCACAGCTATATCAAACAAGCATTACAGGCTGGCGCATCGGGCTACTTATTAAAAGACAGCCTGATTGAAGATCTCAAACAGACAATTCACTCTTCAAGCAGAGACGATTCTAATATCGAAGCCAAGTTGTTAACTCAAGCCGCCAATAAAATTCAGACGGTTAAAGTTATTCAATATAAGAAAAAAATTGCTTATTTTAAGAAATATCGCCAAAGCGTCTACATTCCTCACCACAATAAGCGAACTAAGCATTCATCTTTCAAAAGCTCAAATATTAATCTCTCTGATACTGGTATTAGCAAAGCTAGTTTAGCCCCAATATTTTATACCTCGACTGACAAAAACGCTTTTACGCCAGATTGGAGTACACAACCAAACTTTGAAATAAATAGTTCACCAAAACTGCATCTGAGAAAGTATCTAAAAAGAATTGTTTGGCTACTAATTGCGATCGCCAGCCTCATCATATCAGTAATTCTTTTTTAA
- a CDS encoding Crp/Fnr family transcriptional regulator — translation MRKISKKAKKLESVENLIHHNFLFKDLDLALSDKYLSSEELVTEKLYSSRPIYTAFRPDTTLEHLYVVTNGGPIVVRTTPLDRIIAITYANSCFGMQNLALSYGNFSRAFPSLVEAYKTADVIKIPLEIIRSIHQESEIFRQRYGLMFELQEKFQYHLLNCSTYPPQAVAALLRALIYQERELGNQPQDDLFVFDLPVEVIAKACQLNHRTVEQVLKGMTKVGLLKPHKAQNDLVTVINAEELKVVYGATRDKVSWWPLR, via the coding sequence ATGAGGAAAATTAGTAAAAAAGCCAAGAAATTGGAGTCAGTAGAAAATTTAATTCATCACAATTTTTTATTTAAAGATTTAGATCTTGCTTTGAGCGACAAATATTTAAGCTCAGAGGAGCTGGTTACCGAAAAACTTTATTCTAGTCGCCCCATCTACACCGCTTTTCGTCCCGATACTACTTTAGAACATCTTTATGTAGTAACCAACGGGGGGCCAATTGTAGTTCGCACTACTCCATTAGATCGGATTATTGCTATTACTTATGCCAATAGCTGTTTTGGGATGCAAAATTTAGCCTTGAGCTATGGCAATTTTTCTCGCGCTTTTCCTAGTCTGGTAGAGGCGTATAAAACAGCAGATGTAATCAAAATTCCTCTGGAAATTATTCGCTCGATTCATCAAGAATCTGAGATATTTCGTCAACGCTATGGATTGATGTTTGAACTACAGGAAAAATTTCAATATCACTTGCTCAACTGTAGTACTTATCCGCCTCAAGCTGTGGCTGCATTATTGAGAGCTTTAATCTACCAAGAAAGAGAATTAGGTAATCAACCGCAGGATGATCTATTTGTCTTTGATTTGCCCGTCGAAGTCATTGCTAAGGCTTGTCAGTTGAACCATCGTACCGTCGAACAAGTTCTTAAAGGAATGACTAAGGTAGGACTGTTGAAACCGCATAAAGCCCAAAATGATTTGGTAACAGTAATCAATGCTGAAGAACTAAAAGTAGTTTACGGAGCGACTCGCGATAAAGTATCTTGGTGGCCACTGCGTTAG
- a CDS encoding NAD-dependent succinate-semialdehyde dehydrogenase has protein sequence MAIATINPATGETLKTFTPLTDAEIEDKLALAQSTFEQYRHTTFAQRSQWLNQAATILEKDVLKFAQIMTTEMGKTLQSAIAEAEKCAKVCRFYAEKAPEFLADVAIDSDASQSYVAYQPLGTILAVMPWNFPFWQVFRFAAPALMAGNVSILKHASNVPQCALAIESIFDQAGFPVGAFQTLLIGASQVKSIIEDERVKAATLTGSEPAGAALAAAAGQQIKKVVLELGGSDPFIVLASADLEAAVTTAVKARMLNNGQSCIAAKRFIVAESIADRFQEKLLEQFEALTIGDPMHEDTDIGPLATASIRSELDRQVKEAVKQGATVLTGGEPITDVPGNYYPPTILTNIPVDSPTAKEEFFGPVALLFRVADLEAAIALANDIPFGLGASAWTNNVEESKRLVAEIQAGAVFINGMVKSDPRLPFGGIKRSGYGRELSSQGIHEFVNIKTVWIK, from the coding sequence ATGGCGATCGCAACTATTAATCCCGCAACAGGTGAAACTCTTAAAACTTTTACTCCTCTAACTGATGCTGAAATAGAAGATAAGTTGGCGTTGGCGCAATCAACCTTCGAGCAATATCGTCACACTACCTTTGCTCAAAGAAGCCAGTGGTTAAACCAAGCAGCAACGATTTTAGAAAAAGATGTTCTCAAATTTGCCCAGATTATGACCACAGAAATGGGCAAGACTCTGCAAAGTGCGATCGCTGAAGCGGAAAAATGCGCTAAAGTCTGTCGTTTTTATGCCGAAAAAGCTCCCGAATTTTTGGCAGATGTTGCGATCGATAGTGATGCCAGTCAGAGCTATGTAGCCTATCAGCCTTTGGGAACAATTTTAGCGGTAATGCCCTGGAACTTTCCTTTTTGGCAGGTATTTCGCTTTGCTGCACCTGCTTTGATGGCGGGTAACGTAAGCATCCTCAAACACGCTTCTAACGTACCTCAATGTGCTTTAGCGATCGAGTCAATTTTTGACCAAGCTGGTTTTCCAGTCGGGGCGTTTCAAACTCTATTAATTGGTGCAAGTCAGGTTAAATCTATTATTGAAGATGAGCGCGTCAAGGCAGCCACTTTAACAGGAAGTGAACCTGCGGGTGCAGCTTTGGCTGCGGCTGCGGGACAACAGATTAAGAAGGTAGTCTTAGAGCTTGGCGGTAGCGATCCATTTATTGTCTTAGCCAGTGCCGATTTAGAAGCAGCAGTAACTACGGCAGTTAAAGCGAGAATGCTTAATAACGGACAATCTTGTATTGCTGCCAAGCGTTTTATTGTCGCCGAAAGTATTGCCGATCGCTTTCAAGAGAAATTACTAGAGCAGTTTGAAGCTTTGACTATCGGCGATCCAATGCACGAAGATACCGATATCGGCCCTTTAGCCACGGCTAGCATTCGTTCAGAATTAGATCGGCAGGTAAAAGAAGCAGTTAAACAAGGCGCAACGGTATTAACTGGGGGAGAGCCAATTACAGACGTTCCAGGCAATTACTATCCCCCAACGATTCTCACTAATATTCCTGTTGATTCCCCCACCGCTAAGGAAGAGTTTTTTGGCCCAGTTGCTTTGTTATTTCGAGTTGCAGATCTCGAAGCGGCGATCGCTTTGGCAAACGATATTCCTTTCGGTTTGGGTGCTAGTGCTTGGACTAATAATGTTGAAGAAAGCAAGCGTCTAGTTGCCGAAATCCAGGCGGGAGCTGTCTTTATCAATGGCATGGTCAAATCCGATCCTCGTTTACCTTTTGGCGGAATCAAGCGATCGGGCTATGGCAGAGAATTAAGCAGTCAGGGCATTCATGAATTTGTGAATATCAAAACCGTTTGGATTAAGTAG
- the proB gene encoding glutamate 5-kinase produces MSKKLQTIVIKIGTSSLTQPTGQIAIATIASLVETLSYLRSLGHRVILVSSGAVGVGCARLNLTGRPRKMALKQAVAAVGQGRLMRIYDDLFSSLQQAIAQVLLTRRELVERNTYVNASNTFRELLDLGVIPIVNENDTIAIDELKFGDNDTLSALVASLVQADWLFLLTDVDRMYSADPKTVPNAQPIKLVSNQEFSQLQVDAGSSGSQWGTGGMATKLAAARIATSTGVRTVITQGKQPQNIIDILQGKDLGTQFEPQPQTDNARKRWITYGLIPMGKLFLDSGAVKAITNKGTSLLPAGIVAIEGEFSALDAVQLCNKEGIELGRGLVNYNSNEIQQIKGHHSTEIAAILGYDSADTVVHRNNLVMKENN; encoded by the coding sequence ATGAGCAAAAAGCTTCAAACAATAGTAATTAAAATTGGTACTTCTAGTCTGACGCAGCCAACTGGTCAAATTGCGATCGCTACCATTGCTTCTTTGGTAGAAACCCTGAGTTATTTACGTTCTTTGGGACATCGTGTAATTTTAGTTTCCTCTGGTGCTGTGGGGGTAGGGTGTGCCAGATTAAACTTGACTGGAAGACCCCGTAAAATGGCACTTAAGCAGGCTGTGGCAGCGGTGGGGCAGGGGCGTTTGATGCGTATTTACGACGATCTCTTTAGTAGTTTACAACAGGCGATCGCGCAAGTTCTTTTAACTCGCCGCGAGTTGGTCGAACGCAACACTTATGTCAACGCTTCTAATACTTTTAGAGAATTACTAGATTTAGGAGTAATTCCCATCGTTAACGAAAACGACACGATCGCCATAGATGAATTAAAGTTTGGTGACAATGATACTTTGTCTGCATTGGTTGCTAGTTTGGTTCAGGCAGACTGGTTATTTTTACTAACTGATGTAGATCGAATGTATTCTGCCGATCCTAAGACAGTTCCTAATGCTCAACCAATTAAACTAGTTAGCAACCAAGAATTTAGTCAGCTTCAGGTAGATGCAGGTTCTAGCGGTTCTCAGTGGGGTACGGGAGGCATGGCAACTAAATTGGCAGCAGCGCGTATTGCCACCAGTACAGGTGTTAGAACCGTAATTACCCAAGGAAAACAGCCTCAAAATATTATAGATATCTTGCAGGGAAAAGACTTGGGAACGCAATTTGAACCTCAACCTCAGACAGATAATGCTCGTAAACGTTGGATTACTTACGGCTTAATTCCCATGGGCAAACTTTTTTTAGATAGTGGTGCGGTTAAAGCAATTACTAATAAAGGAACATCTTTACTTCCTGCGGGAATTGTTGCTATTGAAGGAGAATTTTCGGCTTTAGATGCGGTGCAACTATGTAATAAAGAGGGCATAGAATTGGGTAGGGGTTTGGTCAACTACAACAGCAATGAGATTCAACAAATTAAAGGTCATCATTCTACAGAAATTGCTGCGATTCTAGGCTATGACAGTGCCGACACGGTAGTACATCGTAATAATTTGGTGATGAAAGAAAATAATTAA
- a CDS encoding HEAT repeat domain-containing protein codes for MTYIKPEAASNQSSFVKEILEQGSQAAQCQNWLEVSNQLKLLPQGKTSTEAQLFLIEPEAWYTAFDLAMRMLVEADFQHKWEITKLLPLFGSEIVTPLSTLVKDETVEAEIRWFICKILADFPNQAVILTLVELLQQTTDSELIDIAGKTLIKIGDRAVDALVDLLSQPEHRHLAVQSLSYIRTSQTIAPLLEVATTDREPELRAMAIEALGSFHDHRVPPVLITALQDKASNVRKEAAIALGFRPDLAQELNLVADLQPLLNDLNLEVCSQAAISLGRMKQNAATTALFKVLQAKTTPISLKLDLAKALGWSEISSGISYLEQALTDDNELVTQEVITVLGRITAPELKSQSAQVLINFCQSKERSYSPQVRQTLATSLGELRDNSAQEVLQQLAQDSDRKVKLHALAALNKLN; via the coding sequence GTGACCTATATTAAACCAGAAGCAGCGTCGAATCAATCATCCTTCGTAAAAGAAATACTCGAACAAGGATCGCAGGCTGCACAATGTCAAAATTGGCTAGAAGTAAGTAATCAGCTTAAATTATTACCTCAAGGTAAAACTAGCACCGAAGCCCAACTATTTCTAATAGAGCCTGAAGCCTGGTATACAGCCTTTGATTTAGCGATGAGAATGCTAGTTGAAGCTGATTTTCAACATAAATGGGAAATTACCAAGCTACTGCCTTTATTTGGCTCAGAGATTGTCACCCCGCTTAGCACTTTGGTTAAAGATGAAACAGTAGAAGCAGAAATACGCTGGTTTATCTGTAAGATTTTGGCTGATTTCCCAAATCAAGCGGTTATCTTAACTTTAGTAGAATTGCTTCAACAAACTACAGACAGTGAGTTGATTGACATAGCAGGAAAAACTTTAATCAAAATCGGCGATCGCGCTGTTGATGCTTTGGTTGATTTGTTATCCCAACCCGAACATCGCCATTTGGCAGTTCAATCCTTATCTTATATTCGCACCTCTCAAACTATTGCTCCCCTATTAGAAGTAGCCACTACAGATCGCGAACCAGAATTACGTGCCATGGCGATCGAAGCTTTGGGTAGTTTTCACGATCATCGTGTTCCGCCTGTTTTAATTACAGCCTTACAGGATAAAGCCAGTAACGTCAGAAAAGAAGCGGCGATCGCTTTGGGTTTTCGTCCCGATCTTGCTCAAGAATTAAACTTGGTTGCCGATCTACAACCTCTGCTTAATGATTTGAATCTAGAAGTATGCAGCCAGGCAGCAATTTCTCTGGGCAGAATGAAACAAAATGCAGCTACTACCGCCTTATTTAAGGTATTGCAAGCCAAGACAACACCAATAAGTCTTAAATTAGATCTAGCCAAAGCATTAGGTTGGAGTGAGATTAGTTCAGGGATTAGCTATTTAGAACAGGCACTTACTGACGATAATGAACTCGTTACTCAAGAAGTTATTACTGTTCTCGGCAGAATTACCGCCCCAGAATTGAAGTCGCAATCGGCTCAAGTACTAATCAATTTTTGCCAAAGCAAAGAGCGATCGTACTCTCCTCAAGTTAGACAAACTTTAGCTACCTCTTTAGGAGAATTACGCGATAACTCAGCCCAAGAAGTTTTACAACAACTAGCCCAAGATAGCGATCGCAAGGTAAAGCTTCATGCCCTTGCTGCGTTAAACAAGCTTAATTAA